The window CGTGATAAGTTCGAAGATGACTCGGATGAAGCAAGAATGTAATAGGCTGGCAACCCAAGTGAGAAAGATGGTAATGAGACCTGCAATTTAATGTTTCAAGTATATTAAACCAAGACACAAGAAGGGGTACAAATGACATTTTGGGGAAGAAACAGAGAAGTTGAGCagttccaaaaaaaaaaaaaagagaagaaggtAGACCTCTGTTACGCAGCATCCTAATTCTTCAAGGTGCAAAGCAGCAGTACGGACTGCCGAAGTTACTCCAGTATCAACACCATCATCAAGAGTTTCACGGATCAGACCAATCCTCAATCCTTTTAGAGGTTTAGATTCTAGCAAATTCATGGAAACAAACTGAGCTGAAAAGTCGGGAACCTCCTGAAAGAGAAATTCAAATGCATTTACATCAACCAACCAATTCCTGATATTAGTCTTTAGTCTATATATTCAAAGTACAaagaccaaatttttttgttgaataaacATTTCAGAGCTCAAATTCAGGATGCATAATGACAAGATAAGTTGGCTTATCCTGCTAAAATTACGCATGGTGAATCTTCAAAAGATAGCGACCAAAGTGCAGTTAGAGCCCTCATTAGAGGTTTCGAAGATCGACATGAGACAGAATTTGATACTTCTTCCACCACCCGTATGCTAAAATTACTTATTTTACTAAAAAGAatgttcaaaatatattttcccAGAGGATTTCCATGTGGTAATGAAATTTGTAGGGGAATTACTTGGTTGATATGGAATCAAATCATGATTTGTGCCAATCAAAGTTTGCAAAATATTTGACAACATATGCATGGGTACAATACAAAAAATATCAGACACAAAATTTACTTACACGCTTGCTACTGGTGGCATCAAGTCTATCATGGCCGGAAATTGCATGCAGAAGAATCCCAGCATCAGCAACAGACGTACCAAAGCAGCCAATGACATCAAGCGATGATGCATATGCCATAAGTCCAAATCTTGAGACACGCCCATACGTGGGCTTCAACCCAACAACACCACAAAACGATGCTGGCTGCCTCACACTTCCACCAGTATCACTTCCCAGTGACACCATACACTGCCTGGCAGACACAGCTGCAGCCGAGCCTCCCGATGACCCTCCAGGCACCCGAGAAATGTCCCATGGGTTTGCAGTCACCTAATGAATGAACAGATGCACCACCTGAGTAAACCAACCCCAGTTACCAGTGGGAAACATAAAGAAACGAACTTCCAAAACCCCACTCTCTTGGACTTCTACTAATACTAACAACCAACGGCTTTACTACCCACAATAAAAGGGGTAACTCACATTCTAAAAGTTCCATAAAAGACTAAAATTAACTTCTTTATTCAACTAAACTTTCATTTCCATGAAGTTGTAATATAAAGTTCTAATCTGTTAAAGCATTTCCTCCAAgatgaataacaaaaatgaaaatttcacAGAACACACAAATTATACagataaaagaaaggaaaccCAGAAGAGAAAAACCTGATAGGCAGAGGCTTCAGTGGTGCTGCCCATGCCAAACTCATCCAAATTGGTCTTACCCACCACAATCCCACCTAGCTCCTTAATCTTCCTGACGGCAGTAGCATCATACGGCGGCGTATAGCCTTCCAGAACACGAGACCCAGCCGTGGAGGGCATTTCAGCCGTACAGATATTGTCCTTGATGGCAACAAGTACCCCAGCCAAGGGACCCAACTCCTCATTCCTCTGAATCTTATCGTCAAGCTCACGGGCTTGGGCCAGGACCGAGTCTGACACGTGGAGAAAGGAGCGCAGATGGGGCTCAGTGAGTCGGAGGCGAGTGAGAAAGGACTCGGCGAGTTGGGTGGCGGTGAGGTGGCGGGAGAGAAGGGAGTGGCGGGTGGAGAGGATTTGGGAGTGTGATGGTGGGTTTGGGGATTGGGATTGGTCTGTGATGGTGGAGTGGGTGACGGGCTGTGAGGATAAGGAAGAGAGGGGTTTAAGGGAGGTGTAGCGGAGGAGGAGGGTGGGGTTAGAGCGGAAGTGGGAGAGTGAGCGTGGAGGTTGGAGTGTTGATATCATAGTTTATTTGACTTGCTTTCTCTGCAACTGGGACTTGTAAGATGAATTGTGTGAATCTCGGCTACAAGAGAAATGGTGACTGATGTGAGGAAGAGAAATATGCTCAACTGTGACGTTTTGAAGATTTTGAAGATTGGCTGAAAACGGTGACTGAACAATGTTAACCGTTTTATCTGTCAGGAGTTGCTCCTAGTCCGTTTTGTTTGGGCCTCTGGGCCCTGTGTttaccacacacaaaaatgaCGGCTATAAGGCCGGAGCAATAATTCTACAGTGAGAGCCTTTTatatggtatatatatatgacctTATCTTTACCGTTTTAGTTAACCTAATTCAATGATTAAGAGGTAACTGTTCTTAACCGGTTAAGATACAAAGTCACTTACACCCAACCACTAGAGCTACAAGCCCTTGTGTACATACTGAGTTAGATtgccaaaaattataaattcaaTTTCTATCCCATTTTAAAAGGGTTGGATAAAATCATAGGATTATGGGTGGTGCACTACTCAATTTCTTTTGTAGTactgtaattttattttttttccggATTTTGTAGTACTGTAATTCAACAGCTtcaataataacaataataaaacaaatattttgtttttcttgatcaCGTCAAATGGGATGAATTTTCCTCTCTTTAGAGTGAGCACACGAGGCAATGGCAGAGGGCAAATACATTACATGTAGTGATACACAAGAGGTATACAAAACTAAAATCACCATGATTTTACAGTTTATTTTCTCCTAGGCTTCTATAGAAATATTGCCAATTGCTCAGTCACGTGAAATATACAAAGAACATTCCCAGCGTCCACTTATATTACACAAAgatattatttatgtttatggTGACTGGTGAAGGTTTACAAGTACCCCGCTAAATCTTCTTGGTTCTCCATGTCCCAGACAACAATTTTTCCATCCAATCCTGTAATGTCAAGGTGTTAGAGCTAACCAAAGTAGATACAGTGGAAACAGGAAAGGATTCTACGATAAGCGATTGAAAACTAAATTTAACATTGACTTGCTAACCCGATGTGCTGAAGCGCTTCACTTTAGAACTCCCTGGATCTCCAAGCGGCACGATACAACTACAGTTAACAGGGAGGATTgttatgtaaaaatatataaaacataTAGAGGTAGCCCCAAATCCAGTCATCCACCCAATTCATCAGTCAGACCTCCCGCCTGACAACTAGGGTGGAGATGTACTGTTTGAAATGGAACGGGGGCTACTACACAGGGAATATctaaagagaaggaaaagtgAAGTACTTAATGCAGTTCTCATGGACCCCTCCTCGTGATCTTGAATGCTCATTTGTATCATTGTTGAATCCCTGTTTTGGTTGGCCATATAGCTTTCCAAATGCTTCAGAAAACTGTAAGGAAAAATCTGGTTTGAGAAATAGGAAAAGGGATAGCATAATGTGATGAGTGATTTTTGCTCCACATCATGACAGGGAAAAACCGCAAATCCAGTTTACACTAACAATGAACTCGAAATGTTCACTAAATTCCTGTTATGCTCTCAGAGATTAAGACTGCTTGCTTAGTTCACTATCTCCAACATACAGCACACAGGCTTTACTAAATAATGAAGACAAACTCACTAGGCCAACAATAAAATTGTGGTGTAGATGAGAACTAACAGTTGAAACTGTTGTCCCACTGCATATGCAGCTGAGTTATGGTCAGAATTATCAGCAGGGCCTTTACAAAACATTCAAGCAATTTCACATTTTAAAACTCAGAATAATAGCATCTTTTAACATTCTTTGctgtttttcttctccttcaagaCATGGAGGAACTCTTAAACCCAAGATCAATTTCCACCCTATTCAACATGTTTACAACCACAGTATAACATCCCCTGGCAAGttgattatatttatttacaataGGCACGCATTTAATGCACTACGATAGAGGAATGTGAAAACcatgtaatttttttccccccccccccccccgcCAAAAaaacccctctctctctctctcactctctctcataacatataaacaacCAGGTATTTACCTGTGAACCATATTTTGGACCTGAAGATGTTGTCTTTCTTTCCCCCAGAAATTTGATAAAACTCCTGCAGAGAAAAGAACAAAGCTATTATTTTGCTATCCTCCTCCAACGAACAAAGCCATCAGGAAAAGGCATTTACCATATTCCTCTTTCATCTGCTGCAAAAACCATTGGGTTGCCATCAAATCCCACACCTATAACTAATCTTTCAGAAAGAAATAAGACCTGAAAAAGTGCCACATATGGATTGACGATacccaaatataaataaattagttcATTACATGTGGAGTAGATATTTAGACTCTCAAAAAGTTAACATGAGTTGATGCTGACCCACATCACGGAGAGGCAAATCACGGAATGCAACATTTTGAGCCAAAGGAGAAG is drawn from Prunus dulcis unplaced genomic scaffold, ALMONDv2, whole genome shotgun sequence and contains these coding sequences:
- the LOC117613490 gene encoding glutamyl-tRNA(Gln) amidotransferase subunit A, chloroplastic/mitochondrial-like — its product is MISTLQPPRSLSHFRSNPTLLLRYTSLKPLSSLSSQPVTHSTITDQSQSPNPPSHSQILSTRHSLLSRHLTATQLAESFLTRLRLTEPHLRSFLHVSDSVLAQARELDDKIQRNEELGPLAGVLVAIKDNICTAEMPSTAGSRVLEGYTPPYDATAVRKIKELGGIVVGKTNLDEFGMGSTTEASAYQVTANPWDISRVPGGSSGGSAAAVSARQCMVSLGSDTGGSVRQPASFCGVVGLKPTYGRVSRFGLMAYASSLDVIGCFGTSVADAGILLHAISGHDRLDATSSKREVPDFSAQFVSMNLLESKPLKGLRIGLIRETLDDGVDTGVTSAVRTAALHLEELGCCVTEVSLPSFSLGLPAYYILASSESSSNLSRYDGVRYGNRVAADELNSQYMDSRAKGFGSEVKRRILTGTYALSAGYYDAYYKRAQQVRTVIQKSFKTALDE